Within Runella rosea, the genomic segment GCGGAAACGGGCATTACCCGTGATCTGGACAAAGTAGAGACCCCCGGGCTTTATCATCCGGGCTCGATTGTGAATGTCAAAATACGTAAATCAGATAGCCCGATCGTGTACGGCTTTCCAGAAGTGTTCCCGATCTTTAAAGGTATTTCGCCGTTGTTGCAAACCAAAAAGTACAACCGCGACATGATGGTGCTGCAATACGGTACCAAGCCATTGAAGGAAGAAGAAGAATACACTGGTCCGATCATGGGCTTGCCAGATAAAAAAGCGACGAAAGAAACTGCCGCCGCTAAACCTAAAAGGGAAGAGCCGTATGTGCTTTCGGGAATGGTACGGAATGAGCAGACCATCGTCGGACACGGCGGTATCTTTAACGTTCCCGTTGGCGCTGGAAGATTGGTGGCGTTTACGTTCAATCCATTGCACCGTTACATCAATCACCACGATGCCCCGATGGTTTGGAACGTGCTCATCAATTGGAATCAGTTAGGGATAGGAACTCCTATGTCTGCTGGAACCGAAGGTAACAAATAAAATATAATGGATTGAACAATCACGCAAAGGTATACTGAGCCTTTGCGTGATTGTTTTAATTCCCTAATTAGCTTTTCTTAATCCTTACTCTATGAAGCCTTTTTATATTTACGCATGTCTTCTTCTGGGGACTTGCCTTTTCATCTCGACTGTCTCGGCACAGCAGATTGATGAAACCTACAACCAAAAAATCAAGGAATTTACCACCGACCCGCGCTTTTTGCCTTCGTCGGTGTTGGATTTGGTCACCGATCCTAAGATTCCGTCCCCACTAAAACAGTTTGGACAAATCATCGGCGCGCCAGGGATATTGCACCGTACGTCTGAGATTTACGGGTATTTTCAAAAATTAGCCCAAACGTCGCCCAACATTGTAACGGAGCAAATCGGGACGACCGAAGAAAATCGCCCCATCCAAATGGCCGTTATCGCCAATGCCGCCACCATCAAGCGGCTCGACCACTACAAAAAACAGTTGGCACTGCTTGCCGACCCGCGCAAAGTAAACCCCGCCGACGTGCAAAAAATTGTGGGCGATAGCAAAGTGGTGTATTTTCTCAACGGCGGAATGCACGCTTCCGAAACAGGCTCCCCCGAAATGCTCATGGAATTGGCCTATCGACTCGTAACAAGCCAAGCCGAAGAAATCAAGGCCATTCGAGACAACATCATCGTGATCATCAACCCCGTCTCTGAGCCCGACGGTTGGGATAAAATGGTGGATTGGTACAACCGTTACACCAAAAAACGCACCAATTTTGAAGACGGAATGCCCGCTTCACCACCGTATTGGGGCAAATATGTTTTTCACGACAACAACCGCGACGGGCTGCAAGTGTCGCAAGCCATCACAAAGAGTATTTTCAAGGCGTATTTTGACTGGCACCCTACCGTGATGCTCGACCTGCACGAGTCGGTGCCGTTGTTGTACATTTCTACGGGAACGGGGCCGTACAGCGAAGCTGTGGACCCTGTGGCCATCGGCGAATGGCAGATCATGGCCGACCACGACATGACGACGTTGGCAGGGCAGGGTTTGCCGGGCGTGTTCAATTGGGCGTTTTATGACGGTTGGTATCCCGGCTACGGGATTTGGGTTGCCAACAATCATAACTCTGTCGGGCGCTTTTACGAAACCTACGGCAACGCAGGCGCCAATACCTTCATGCGTGACTTGGCTAATGCCAAATTTGCGGGCGATAACGTCACGAGTCGTGAATGGTACCGTCCGTATCCCGCCACTGAAAAAGTGTATTGGTCGTTCCGAAACAATATTAACTACATGCAGGCGGGGGTGTTGGCATCGCTGGGCTATGCGGCAACCAACGGAAAGTTGTTGTTGAAGAATTTTTATACAAAGAGTCTCAATAATCTCAACAAAGCCGCCAAAGAAACGCCCAAAGCATTTGTGATTGGCAAAGACCAACGTGACCCAGCGGCAGCCGCTTACTTAGTCAATCAGCTACGGGCGCAAGGAATTGAAGTACATCGTGCTGAGTCGGGCAAAAATCAGGGAGATTATGTGGTGGTGTTAAACCAGCCATATCGCAATTTGGCGGTGTCGTTGTTGACCAAACAAAACTATCCAAAAGAAGCCAAATTTCCTCCGTACGACGCCATTGCGTGGACCTTGCAGTACCTCAATGGTGTGACCGTAACGCAGCAGGATACGCTCAAATACGACCTTGCCGACCTCAAAATGCTCACTACCGATGCCAAATTTGAGGGTAAAATCGAGGGCGAGGGTAGTCATTATGTACTCAACTACAAAGCACAAAATACGGTATTATCGGCGGCATATTGGGTGAAATCCCAAAATGCAAGTGCCAAAACCATCGTCTTGGATGCCAAAACCACCCTTGAAGGTCGCAAAGATACGTTGGCGCAGGGGGCAGTGGTGTTTACGGGAATCTCGACCGACCAAGCCAAACAGGCAGCGGCCAAATTTGGCTTTGATTTGATACCGACCAAAACCCTCCCTACCGTAAAACAGCACGAAGTGAGTCTGCCGCGCGTGGCGATTTACCACACATGGTACCAAACGCAGGACGAGGGTTGGTCGCGCTATACCTTTGAGCAACGGGGCATTCCTTATACATCCATTCACAAAGACCACCTCAAAAAAGGCAACCTACGGGCGCAATATGACGTGATTTTGGTGCCGCGCGTGGGCGGTACGGGCGCTAACTTCCTCCACGAAGTCGATACCAAGTTTGGCCCGATGCCTTATACGCAAACCACCGAATTCCCTTCGCACGGTACGCCAAGCAGCACCGACGACATGACGGGAGGCCCAGGGTTTGAGGGCGTGGCGGAGTTGAAAAAATTTGTAGACGCGGGTGGGGTATTGATTACGCTGGATAACTCATCAAGTATCATGTCCGACCTCGGCATTGTGCGTGAGTTGAAACGCTACGAATCGCCCACGTTGTTCCATCCGGGTTCCATCGTGCAGGTGAAAGCCCGCAACCGCAACCACCCGATTATGTACGGTTATCCCGAAGTTTTCCACGTGTTCAAAGGCCAAGGGGCACTGCTCCAAACCGAAAAACGCGACCGCGATATGATGCTGATGCAGTATGGCACCAAACCGCTCAAAGAAGAAGAGGAATACAAGGGACTTGTGATGGGGATGCCTGATAAAAAAGAGATAAAAGACCCCAAACCCGCAACGCCCAAACCCGAGCCACCGTACGTACTATCGGGCATGGTGCGCAACGAGCAGACCATCATTGGTCATGGCGGTATTTTCAACGTGCCCGTGGGCAAAGGACAAGTAGTAGCCTTCACGTTTGACCCGCTTCACCGCTACCTCAATCACCACGACGCGCCCATGCTTTGGAATGCGATTTTGAATTGGAACGCATTGCGGTAGAATTTGTCCCCCTTCCGAAAGATGTTTAACTTTCGGGAGGATTTTCAAATAAGAGATGATGAAGAGTTTAGATAGAATTACCTTTAATCCTGAGCAATGTGGCGGTAAGCCTTGTGTGCGAGGTATGCGTATACGTGTGACAGACGTATTGGCTTTGTTGGCAAACCACCTTACGTTTGAGCAGATTTTAGAAGAAATGCCTGACTTAGAAGAGGAAGATATACAGGCTTGCGTTGAGTATGCCATCAAGAAAATAGATTACCCCGTACTCCGAGCGGCATGAAAATTATTCTAACTATCAACTTTCTGCGAATAAACGATTTAGCGGAGACTGGTAATTGAAGCGCAGGAAAGGTAGTGCTTTTATATTTGCCCCGTTTTATAGCTATTTATGCAATACGGGATAAAGAAGAGATATATTTACCTCACTTATATTTTACACAATTTCTACTTTTTTAAATTTGACAAAGTAGAAATGCTGGGGATTCATTGTGGGTAAATAAAAGTTATGTTCAAATAAAAGAAAGTTAAAGAAGATAAAAATGAGTGAAAAACATGTTAAACAACATATAGTTCCAGAAACATATTTAAAACATTTTTCTCTTAATGAAGATGGAAAAAGAATCTTTGTGATAGATGTTTACGATAAATACAGGAAAGAGATTCAAGTTAAAAATTCAGGAGATAAAATATTTTGGGAAAAGAAGTTTTATAATTCTATGCAATTTAAAACACCAACTGCTTTGGAAGAGTTTTTTGGGCACTCAATAGAATCCTTTTATAATGAATTAATTTCAATAATTAAGAAAGATCAAGAGATTGTTGACTGGGAAGTTAAAGAAAAATTGATTTTATGGATTTTTACTTCAATACAAAGATCTCCACAAAAAAGATTTATCCTTCGAAAAAAATTAGACTTTGAGTTATTAGTGAAAAAAGCATATCAAGATATAGATTACCTAAATGTCGAGAATATTAATCTTGATAAAGTTGCTAAAGAACAACACATTAGGCAATTTTCTAATGAAAAAACTTTGAATTTAAATTTTGAAGAATTTGAAAATTTTGTAATGTTACGAAGATGGGAAATAATGAAATGCCCAAAAGACTACTACTGGATTACAAAGGATAATCCAGGGTTCCTAATAATATATAATGGTAAAAATGTAATGCTGGAGCCTTCATGGAATTATTCGATATCAGATGCTTTATTTTACCCATTGTCTAAAGATTACGGACTCTATATTTTCCCATTCAGTAATGAAGATAGCCCCGAATTAAACTTAACGAACACACCAATCACTAGAAATGACAGTACAATTGAAGAGAATAGATTATTCAATAGATTTTCTTATACTTCCATGCACAGATTATTAATTTCGCCAAATAAAGACACTTTTATAGGATTGGCTGAAAACGTATTAGGAAATTGAAAAGGTTTGTTAGTTGTTCTTATTTGTATTGCTAAATTCCAGAGATATAACAATTTGTGCATTGTGCCTTAATCTTTTAACGGGAGAATAAGTACGCAAGATAAATAATCAGATTTTAATATTATAAATGTTTATTTCTATATGTGTATGATAAAGTAAAAACACATAAAATAGGTTGAGTTGAATAAAAGTTTTTGACTATTAATTATATATATGAAATAAATAAAATTTTTGGAAAGAATAGGTGTATCTATTTGTTATTTTTCGATTTTAATATAAATTTGAAATACTTATTATAATATGAATTGTATGAAATACTTAGTTAATAATATGTTATTTAAAACGGATAAAGAATTACAGGGATTTGCTAAGAATATTCTTTATAATAGTGGTGTGAACAGCGTTCTCGAAGGAGAGGATTTAAAATTTATGATAGAATATTTTGAAAAACTTCACCATGAATGGATTGATAAAAAAGGAGTTGGTTTGTTGAGAATTAGGCGAGTAATGGACAAAGTTTATGGGAAGTATCGAGCATTTCAAATTGAACGAGTTGATAATTCTATTACAGATATTTCTTACATAATTGCAAACATCAAAACCCCCCGTGTTGGGAAAGACTTTAAACAAGCATTGCGCTGGATAATTGAACCGCAAATTTTGGATTTTAAGAAAAGCGTTTTTGCACACTCAAATATTGTAAAATGTCCTATTTCTGATGAGATTTTAAGATTTGAAGAGTGCCATGCAGACCATTCTAATCCAACCTTTGATGAAATTATTATGGATTTTATAAAAATCAACAAATTAACCGATTTGTCACAAATTGTATCCATTAGCAGAGATAATCAAACGAAAGCAGAGTTAAGTGATGCAAAAATAGCAAACCAGTTTTACGAATACCATAAGTCTGTTGCTGTTCTTCGTTGCGTATCTCCAAATGCAAATTTGACACGCAAAAAGCGGTCTAACTTATAAAAAGTCACCCCGTTGTACCGCAGTCTTCCAACAGGAGAATGCGTACTCAAGATAAACAAAGTGTTTGTAACACGGCAAGTGCTAAACGACACTCCGTTGTGCGGCAGTCTTCCAACGGGAGACTGCGCACGCAGGATAAACAAAGTGTTTGTAACATAGTAAGTGCCAAGTAACCTTGATTATACTGAAATAGATGAGAAATCAACCCTTCCTGTTTTAGATCATAATTTTGCATTTGCAAACTAGGCAAGCAAAAAATGGCCACCCTTACCAAAACTCCCCAATTTTATCGCAAAATAACCGCTTTTTATCATCAAAACCCCTCCAAACGCCCCCAGAAGTATTCAATTTCCCCCATTTTCTTTTTACTTTGTGCAGTAAATTAGATAATACGTCAACCACTGTAACAACAAACTGAAACCTGAATGAGAAAACTACTCCCACTTTTTATCATCTTACTTTTGTGCAACATTGCATGGGCACAAATCCCTTCCCCCAAGGAGCATTTTGGGTTTAACGTCGGCGATGATTATATGCTCGCCAATTTTACCCAAACTGAGGATTATTTCAAGAAATTGGCGACCTCTGACCGCGTAAAACTGCTTTCCATCGGCAAGACCGAGGAAGGCCGCGACCAGCCGATGATGATTATTACCTCACCCGAAAACCACAAAAAACTGGCTCGTTTTCAGGAGATTTCGACCAAACTCGCTCGGGCTGAAGGACTCACCGACGCGCAGGCCAAAGCCATGGCCGAAGAAGGCAAAGCCGTGGTTTGGATTGACGGCGGTATTCACTCCAACGAAACCGTAGCGTGGATGCAACTCATCGAAACAGCGTATCAGCTCGTGAGCCGCAAAGACGCCGAAGTAACGCGAATCTTGGACAATGTTGTTATCCTTCTGACGCACATCAACCCCGATGGGCAGGAATTGGTGGCCAACTGGTACATGCGTAATCCAACCGCTGAAAAACGTACATTAGACCATTTGCCTAAGCTGTACCAGAAATACGCTGGGCACGACAACAACCGCGACTTCTTCATGCTGCAACTGAAAGAAACCCAGAACGTGGGTCGTCAGTTGTTTATAGATTGGATTCCGCAGATTATGTACAACCACCACCAACGCGGTCCAGCTGGGTCGGTTTTGGCGGGACCTCCGTACCGTGACCCGTTCAACTACGTATTCCATCCGTTGATGATTACGGGTATTGACGCCCTCGGAGCGGCCATGATCAACCGCCTCATTGCCGAAGAAAAACCTGGTTTTACGCGTTTGGGTGGTTCAGTGTTCTCGACTTGGTACAACGGCGGTTTGCGTACCACTACGCATTTCCACAACCAAATCGGATTGTTGACCGAAATTATCGGCGGACCTACGCCAGAAACCGTCCCCTTGGTGCCTAATCGTTTGATTCCCAACGGTAATACTCCTTTTCCGGTTACACCTCAGAAATGGTATTTTAAGCAATCTATCGATTATTCGGTATCGTGTAACTATGCCGTGTTGGACTACGCCGCTCGTCACCATGATGAGTTGTTGTACAACATTTACGTCATGGGCAAAAACTCCATTGAGCGCGGAAGCAAAGATTATTGGACGCTTTCTCCCAAACGCTCTGACGCGATTGTTGCCGCCCAAAAAAATGACAAAAGTGCTCAGCCCGAATCGGGTACTCCAGCCCCAGACCCATTTGGTATGAGAGGCGGAATTCCGACAAAATACTACGATATGGTGTTGAAAGATACCAACGGACGTGACGCACGCGGTTATATTATTTCGGCCAATCAGCCAGATTTTGCCACCGCTACGAAGTTTGTGAACGCGCTGATTCGTACGGGAATTTTGGTACACAAAGCCACGGCTGAATTTACGGTTGCTGGCAAAAAATATCCCGCAGGTTCGTTTATCGTCAAAACGGCGCAGTCGTTCCGCCCGCACGTATTGGATATGTTTGAGCCACAAGATCACCCTAACGACTTTCCTTATCCAGGCGGCCCTCCAACGCGGCCTTATGATGCAGCTGGCTGGACATTGGCCTACCAAATGGGCGTGCAGTTTGACCGTTTGCTGAATGCATTTGACGGTCCGTTTGAGCGCATCCCTTACGGCGAATTACAAACTCCTTCGGGTAAAATCGACGCCGCGGCTCCCGCAGGATATACGCTGAGCAGCCGCGCCAATAACTCTTTTATCGCGGTCAATGATTTGTTGGGCGCGGGCATTCCGGTGTTTAGAATGCCGCAGGGAATCGGTGCCGCAGAAGCGGGTGCCTTTTATGTGCCCGCCTCGGCAAAAGCCAAATCGCTCTTGGAAAAAGCCGCCAAAGACTTGGGGATTATAGCCACGGGCGTGGCCAAAAAACCCACAGGGGCCATGGTGAAGGTAGCACCGATGCGCATTGCGCTCTGGGATACCTACGGTGGCTCAATGCCTTCGGGTTGGGTGCGGTTGTTGATGGAGCAGTACCATTTTCCAATTGATGTCATTTATTCTCAAGCCATTGACGCGGGCGACTTGAAGAAAAAATACGATGTGATTATCTTCGTAACCCGGGCCATCCCTGCCGCAACGACGGGTCGTCCAGAAGGTGAATATGGTGGATTTGGAGGCAGAGAGCCGAAAGTAGAAGAAATCCCTGATTCATTCCGCCCGTGGTTGGGTCGAATTACGGCTGACAAATCTATTCCGCAGATTAAGAAGTTTTTGGAAGAAGGTGGCAAGGTAGTGACCATCGGAAGCAGCGCCAACTTAGCGTATCACTTGGGCCTCCCCGTTCGGAATGCCCTCGTTGAAATGACCAATGCTGGAACTGAGCGCCCGCTGCCTGCCGAAAAATATTATATTCCAGGCAGCATTTTGCGCGTAACGCTTGACTCAACTCAGACGGCTACTTGGGGAATGGCCTCACAAAGCGACGTGTATTTTGATTCGAGTCCAGTATTCAAATTAGCGCCCGATGCCATCGCCAAAGGACAAGTTAAACCGTTGCTTTGGTTCTCAACCAACAAGCCGCTTCGCAGCGGATGGGCGTGGGGGCAGCCGTACTTACAAGACGGTATTACGGCTTTTGAAGCGCCAGTTGGAGCGGGAAAATTGACCGTGTTTGGCCCCGAAATTACCTTCCGGGCGCAGGCACAGGGCACTTTTAAGTTGCTCTTTAATCAACTGTATTCAACGAATCCATAGCCGCTACTAGGCACCGTTTAAGCTTTTTTTGGGCGCTAAGCAGGTATAAACTGCTTAGCGCTTATTTTTTGAAATTTGGGCCAATGTTTCTCCCATAAACACGAGCTACGCTTATCATTCTTCAAAACAGAAGAGATTGTCAATGGGTTTATGTGAATAGGAGACCAATAGACCGTAAAAGCGTCGTACATTGCCCGTGTTTTTTTGTGTTCCATAAAATCGTTTTAGGCGATGTTTGACGTACATTCGTCAGATTTCTTAACTTAAAAAATGGATGAGTGCTAAGTTTTACCTTTTTCTTTTTCCCTTCTATTTCTGTATTTCAGCACGCGCTCAACGGCCAATAGTAATTACCGATAGTTTGGCAGCGGTGAATGTGTGTGAATCTTCCGCTGTCTTTCAGGATAAACTAGGCACGCTGTCTTTTGAGCAAATACAAAAGCAACAATTTCAGCTTAATCAAGGTAATACATTCCGTTTTTCTTTTTCATCCAACGTGTTTTGGTTTCGATTTAGAGTGGACAACCAAAGTAAATTCAACCAAAACAACTGGTATTTTTTGTGGAGCGACGGCCTTAGCGACAATGTTGATATTTACATTCCCCAACAAGACGGAACCTTTCGATGTTTGAAAGGCGGGCTGTTGGCGTCGGCCAAAGAAAAAGTGTACACGGGCCTTTTTCCGATCTACAAAGCGGGGGTGTTGCCCCAACAAAAAATTCAGACGTACTATGTTCGGCTGAAATCCAGCGAATCCATCAACGCTCAGTTAACGCTCATGACGCATCAGTCCTATATTGATACCATGCCCGGGATTTTGGCCATGGTCTGGCTGGTGATTGGGATTCAGTTGTTGCGGGTACTTTACAACATTATTTTGGCGCGTTATATCCGCAATACGTCGTTTCGATGGTACACGTTCCATACCGTTATTGTGACCATTTCGGTCATGGGTTCGTTTGGGGTGGTGGGCAATCTTTTTGACGAAAATCCCCAAGTTGCGGGCTTTCTCAATGCCACTTTTTATGAGCTGATGCCCGCCACTTACACCCTTTTTATTTATTCTTTATTAAACGTAAAAAAGAACTTTCCCCGACTCCGTTGGGTATTTTTTCTTATCATTGCGGGGAGCGCTTTGCAAATTGGAGCCTATGCTTTTGTCCCCAAAATGTACCTGCTTATTTTCAATAATTACCTCTTTCTGTTTACCGAGGCATTTTTGATAGGCATGTGTTCTTACGCCTTCGTTAAGGGTATTTCAATAAATGGCTACTTACTGATTCCTTGCTTTTTGACCTTGGTGCCGTTTATCTTCTTGAATTTAAGGGCGTTGGGGTACATTAATTACGATTGGATTTACCCCATGATTTACCTAACCAACTTTTTGGAAATTTTGGCGCTCTCGCTGGTGTTGGGGAAAATCATCCAAGCCACGGAGCAGGAGCGTTTATCAACCCAGAAGGCGTTGTATGAAGAAAAGATGGAGGCCGAAAAACTCCATGAATTGGATGCCGTAAAAACTCGGTTTTTTACCAATATTTCGCATGAGTTTCGCACGCCGCTCACGTTGTTGGTGGGGCCCGTGGCCGATCTACGTAAAAAATATCCCACCGAAAAAATCATTCCCGCTATGGAGCGGAATATAAATCGGTTGCAAACGCTGATTAATCAACTCCTCGACTTGTCGAAGTTGGAAGCTAAACAGCTCAAAGTAGAAACGGTCGAAAGCGATATGGCCGTTTTTATGCAGCAATTGTTAGCTTCGTATGAGTCATTGGCGCAAAACCGAGAAATCTTTTTTCATTACTCACAAAACTACGCAAGTTTTCGAGCCTCTTTCGACGCCGACAAAGTAGAGAAAATCCTGACCAATCTGCTGTCCAATGCCTTTAAATTTACCCCCGTCAATGGACGCATCGTAGTCTCCATTGATTATACCATCAACTCTGTTTCTCTGCAAGTTCGCGATTATGGGATTGGGATGGAAGCCGAGCGACTTCCGCGTATTTTTGACCGATTTTACCAAGTCCAAACCGATAATCAGCGTAATTACGAAGGCACTGGCATCGGATTGGCGTTGGTCAAAGAGCTTGTCGAGGTACTGAATGGGCAGATTTCGGTGGAAAGCGAACCAGGAAAAGGAACCACTTTTGTGGTCATTTTGCCTTTAGAGGCTGCTTCTGTGGACTTACGTCAACCCAAAGAAAATGTTATCGTTCCCCATTCTGGGGCTGGAATGTTTCTTTCCGCCACCGACAGGCATGAGGCGATACTGGCGAACGGAGATGGAGACTCTTCTGCTTTTATGGACGGATTGGTCAATCACTCAGGAAGGCCCATTTTGCTCATTGTGGAAGACAACCCCGACCTGCGAGCCTACGTGCGGAGCATTTTTGAGCAGCGCTATCAAATCGTGGAAGCCGTAGACGGAGAAGATGGACTGACCAAAGCTTTTGAGCACATTCCCGACGCGGTGGTGTGTGATTTGATGATGCCTCGCCTCGACGGTCTGGCTTTCTGCCAACTTCTGAAGACCGATATTCGTACTAACCATATTCCGGTGGTGATGCTCACCGCCAAAGCCACCCTCGACGACCGCCTTGAAGGCCTAAAATTGGGGGCGGATGACTATCTTTCAAAACCCTTTAACCGAGATGAACTGGAAATACGACTACAGAACCTGTTGACGCAAAGGCAAACCCTGCGCCTGAAATACCTCCAACAGATGCTGGAAATTAACCCCATCCCCGCGGAGGAGGCAGTGCTTTCTATTGATGAACAGTTTTTGGAGAAAGCCCGGGCCGTTGTTGAGGAACACTTGGGTGACAGCCGTTTTGATGTTGAACAATTCTGTAAGGAGATGAGCATGAGCCGCACCCATTTACACCGCAAACTGAAGGCCCTCACGGAATCTTCAACGACCGAATTTATCCGAAAAATACGGTTGCAGCGGGCGGGCCAATTGCTACGGCAGCGGGTGGGTACGGTGTCGGATATTGCATATCGGGTTGGTTTTGAGAGCTTGCCTTACTTTTCAAAATCATTTCAGGAACAATTTGGGGTGTCCCCGTCCGACTATATCCGAAGCTCGGAAGTCTGACTCGGCCCAAATACGGAGTTAGTATGGAAAGCCGCTCGGTCTTCATCGGAAGATTGAGCGGCTTTTTTGTTAATATATTGATAGTCAGTGAATGGAACATAAGAGTAAAGGCTTGGAACATGAGAGTAAATGATTTTTTGAGCGGTGAAACATAAGAGTAAAAGAGTAGAACATCCGTGCTAACGCTCGTCTGATGCGCTTACCGACCTTTGAGTAATCTTAAACTCATCGGTTCTCGCTTATGAAAAAGTCCATTTTGGGCATTGTTGCAGGAGTTAGCTTCTGCCTGTCCGCCTATTCTCAAGAAGTAAAATCGCTTAAATATTCCGCTCTCCCTTCCGACGGCATCATCGCTTTTACAGCCCATGATGCTTTGCCCGCATCCCGCATCAATCCCGACGCTGATGCCGCCGATATTTCTCCCAATAAGACTTGGTTACGACAAT encodes:
- a CDS encoding ATP-binding protein, with the translated sequence MSAKFYLFLFPFYFCISARAQRPIVITDSLAAVNVCESSAVFQDKLGTLSFEQIQKQQFQLNQGNTFRFSFSSNVFWFRFRVDNQSKFNQNNWYFLWSDGLSDNVDIYIPQQDGTFRCLKGGLLASAKEKVYTGLFPIYKAGVLPQQKIQTYYVRLKSSESINAQLTLMTHQSYIDTMPGILAMVWLVIGIQLLRVLYNIILARYIRNTSFRWYTFHTVIVTISVMGSFGVVGNLFDENPQVAGFLNATFYELMPATYTLFIYSLLNVKKNFPRLRWVFFLIIAGSALQIGAYAFVPKMYLLIFNNYLFLFTEAFLIGMCSYAFVKGISINGYLLIPCFLTLVPFIFLNLRALGYINYDWIYPMIYLTNFLEILALSLVLGKIIQATEQERLSTQKALYEEKMEAEKLHELDAVKTRFFTNISHEFRTPLTLLVGPVADLRKKYPTEKIIPAMERNINRLQTLINQLLDLSKLEAKQLKVETVESDMAVFMQQLLASYESLAQNREIFFHYSQNYASFRASFDADKVEKILTNLLSNAFKFTPVNGRIVVSIDYTINSVSLQVRDYGIGMEAERLPRIFDRFYQVQTDNQRNYEGTGIGLALVKELVEVLNGQISVESEPGKGTTFVVILPLEAASVDLRQPKENVIVPHSGAGMFLSATDRHEAILANGDGDSSAFMDGLVNHSGRPILLIVEDNPDLRAYVRSIFEQRYQIVEAVDGEDGLTKAFEHIPDAVVCDLMMPRLDGLAFCQLLKTDIRTNHIPVVMLTAKATLDDRLEGLKLGADDYLSKPFNRDELEIRLQNLLTQRQTLRLKYLQQMLEINPIPAEEAVLSIDEQFLEKARAVVEEHLGDSRFDVEQFCKEMSMSRTHLHRKLKALTESSTTEFIRKIRLQRAGQLLRQRVGTVSDIAYRVGFESLPYFSKSFQEQFGVSPSDYIRSSEV